Proteins from one Megalops cyprinoides isolate fMegCyp1 chromosome 11, fMegCyp1.pri, whole genome shotgun sequence genomic window:
- the LOC118785459 gene encoding bromodomain adjacent to zinc finger domain protein 2B-like isoform X9, with amino-acid sequence MESGERLASPSSASSSAASSSPAPSSKSSLTPGPTALGSTLTTCGHLFRAASDQPFNLSTVSSAFPMVNHPAFGLYTTSSGRSEFGGLGTLGVSAALAAHPQLGAFPEWWRSPEAHGRGAAAFFPPLLGLPPMFAPPVQNHESSPFQSRTPSTNGRSTTKGVNGAVNGSSMSASSKGSPSTTASPALAASERMKSPSSGSRSHRANPDGGQVAEKATQKTKEKKLGKKAVEISSNSDSESGSSSGTSSEGVSSTDSEDLGEDDDDDDDEEDDDQSNESEDSDSEKEAQEKRKIKVLRRNPGEGKKEGPRAAEDKEPQDRSGCQPHSFPPEPPSAAHLPPQSPPLRPGLLQATPHIFQSSKPNEEAAKQQHQSVIHAVGLAASAKPLALVTQPRREASPGPLGPVPKPFSLSPSPKPPAPSPDSGRPSSRSVLEEPLSQINDFRLKPPFLSQELKKQQELFKAQKKLVTSSLPPPKLSPQTQSSHKLTPPHSKHSNLFLSNTLLGHHPNGVIQTTIQEAPLALITKPRGQPRTPEKPVLVVPSAPFSAPVNLSTGPKNLTAVSVVRARPSTSPGRADGPAKSRTPNAPPGAKGLPQSHLAQSLVDLFRGTESDIPSSKDSDDSGEDDEDEDDEDEDEDEDSDDSPSESESNLESNSDGSEDDARDRDEMETDTEGDKTPLKLTKSPPLPNTSANHSANCSPLNLIKTPSTATPTATIATNSGVSAYHSAPLSSFSLSPLPGSGKRRRVTDERELRIPLELGWQRETRIRNLGGRLQGDVAYYAPCGKKLRQYPDVVKYLSRNGISDITRDNFSFSAKIRVGDFYEARDGPQGLQWSLLKEEEVLPRILAMEGRRGRPPNPERQQAGDGSRSRRRKGRPPNVGEAEIPGATNAKLLRKLEAQEIARQAAQIKLMRKLEKQALARAAKEARKQQAIMAAEEKRKQKEQIKILKQQEKIKRIQQIRMEKELRAQQILEAKRKKKEEAANARILEAEKRTKEKELRRQQAVILKHQELERHRLDMERERRRQHMMLMKAMEARKKAEEKERLKQEKRDEKRLNKERKLELRRLELEIAKELKKPNEDMCLADHKPLPELSRIPGLVLPGSTFSDCLMVMQFLRSFGKVLGFDVSVDVPSLGVLQEGLLNVGESMGEVQDLLVRMLSAVVCDPGLPPGHRTKTALGDHLTNVGINRDNVSEILQIYMEAHCGGTELAELMESLKTKAFQAHTPGQKASILAFLVNELACSKSVVSEIDKNIDHMTNLRRDKWVIEGKLRKLRIIHAKKTGKRDSGVAGEETQALGTPTAGRKRKRKGGDSDEDEDEDEDSDDQGDDDDDEEEEVKKGKKVETCEEEDEGDQTASVEELEKQIEKLTKQQSQIRRKLFEASHSLRSMMFGQDRYKRRYWVLPQCGGIFVEGMESGEGPEEVEKERERLKNAETVQIKEEPPEVVEEKPLDAGLDLNFERTTETPEEKKEEKASPNLFLQKPDSFSKLSKLLEVAKMSPESDEHHQKQNGSPAMVQAAMPSPTHANFQTGLPSGLPTAPAPPPVEAPPDPATTPHLGSPAKRASPHQLLPNDQLFRVLTEKSGHWFSLLPRSPCDDSSLTSNPTPQTTSPQPCSTGPKSPSSSSPIPTAASASASPHNPGGINNFAFSSIQVKPGIHLMGVPFCGWPGGMVSPNLPFSGSHPSAPMLSPGYPVVEANGSPFLAPSISTSKSDSPAPPSEKPPSAPSPVVEVAKPQDYPTPRPIPEEMLTGWWKVSDMEELRTLVKVLHFRGVREKALQKQIQKHMEYIAQACAKNRDAAIIDVSDMEENQVTAETVESWCVEEQAMEMDIAVLQQVEELERKVTSASLQVKGWIYPEPHSEREDLVYHEHKPASKLCPAADKEAGEEQEEKEGSGIVRRVNNPLDIAVTRLAELERNIERRGEEDIAPGMKVWRKALSEVRSAAQLALCIQQLQKSIAWEKSIMKVYCQICRKGDNEELLLLCDGCDKGCHTYCQRPKITVIPEGDWFCPACISKASGQSPKNKKLPNRAGGGGGGGGGGGGGGAGGGAGGGGGGGGKKNSEIKRSRKPSVAGEVSEDDAASTSSTPKKGAKESKKRKGEETPTPNQPKQDSPASVKKAKTARDNAKDLAVCSVLLSELEGHEDAWPFLTPVNLKSVPGYKKVIKKPMDFSTIREKLGSNQYQNLETFIVDVNLVFDNCEKFNEDDSDIGRAGHNMRKFFERRRTELLKMN; translated from the exons GACATTTGTTCCGAGCGGCCAGCGATCAACCTTTCAATCTATCCACCGTCTCAAGTGCCTTCCCCATGGTCAATCACCCAGCCTTTGGCCTGTACACTACGAGCTCGGGCCGCTCTGAATTCGGGGGCCTGGGAACCCTCGGAGTGTCAGCAGCCCTGGCAGCTCACCCTCAGCTGGGTGCTTTTCCAG AGTGGTGGCGAAGCCCTGAGGCTCACGGACGAGGGGCGGCAGCTTTCTTCCCCCCTCTTTTGGGCCTGCCCCCCATGTTTGCGCCTCCGGTACAGAACCACGAGTCCAGCCCCTTCCAGTCCCGTACCCCCAGCACCAATGGCCGAAGCACCACCAAAg GGGTGAACGGCGCGGTGAACGGGAGCAGCATGTCCGCCTCCTCCAAGGGGAGCCCGTCCACCACGGCATCCCCGGCACTGGCAGCCTCCGAGCGGATGAAGTCCCCCAGCTCCGGCAGCAGGAGTCACAGAGCCAACCCGGACGGCGGCCAGGTGGCCGAGAAAGCCACCCAGAAAACTAAAGAGAAG AAACTGGGCAAGAAGGCGGTGGAGATCTCCAGCAACAGCGACAGTGAATCGGGGTCCTCCTCGGGCACCTCCAGCGAAGGGGTGAGCAGCACCGACTCGGAGGACCTGGGAGAGGACGACGACGATGACGATGACGAAGAGGATGACGATCAGAGCAACGAGAGCGAAGACTCTGACTCCGAGAAGGAAGCGCAAGAGAAGAGGAAGATAAAG GTGCTGAGGCGGAATCCCGGCGAAGGGAAGAAGGAAGGGCCGAGAGCTGCAGAGGACAAGGAGCCCCAGGACCGGAGCGGCTGCCAGCCCCACAGCTTCCCCCCCGAGCCCCCTTCCGCCGCCCACCTCCCGCCCCAGTCGCCCCCGCTGCGGCCAGGCCTGCTCCAGGCCACCCCGCACATCTTCCAGAGCTCCAAGCCCAACGAGGAGGCCGCTAAGCAGCAGCACCAGAGCGTCATCCATGCCGTTGGGCTGGCGGCCAGTGCCAAGCCCCTGGCCCTGGTCACCCAGCCCCGCCGAGAGGCCTCGCCCGGCCCCCTCGGGCCCGTGCCCAaacccttctccctctccccctctcccaaaCCCCCGGCCCCTTCCCCCGACAGCGGGAGGCCGAGCAGCAGGAGTGTGCTGGAGGAGCCCCTCTCACAGATCAATGATTTCAGACTGAAACCG CCTTTTCTTTCCCAGGAGCTGAAGAAACAGCAGGAGCTCTTCAAAGCCCAGAAAAAGCTTGTGACATCATCGCTGCCCCCTCCCAAACTGTCCCCTCAGACTCAGAGCAGCCACAAGCTCACTCCTCCACACAGCAAGCACTCCAACCTCTTCCTCTCCAACACCCTCCTCGGGCACCATCCCAACGGGGTCATCCAGACCACCATCCAGGAGGCTCCGCTGGCCCTCATCACCAAGCCGCGCGGGCAGCCCAGGACCCCGGAGAAGCCCGTCCTGGTGGTGCCCAGCGCCCCTTTTTCTGCGCCGGTCAACCTGAGCACGGGGCCCAAGAATCTGACGGCCGTGTCCGTGGTCCGGGCGCGGCCCTCTACCTCACCCGGCCGGGCAGACGGGCCGGCGAAGAGCAGGACCCCCAACGCCCCGCCTGGGGCGAAAGGTCTGCCCCAGAGCCACCTGGCCCAGTCCCTGGTGGACCTCTTCCGGGGGACCGAGTCCGACATCCCCAGCAGCAAGGACTCGGACGACTCCGGTGAGGACGACGAGGATGAAGacgacgaggacgaggacgaggacgaggatTCGGACGACAGCCCATCAG AGTCAGAAAGCAACCTGGAGAGCAACTCCGACGGCTCCGAGGATGACGCCAGGGACCGTGACGAGATGGAAACCGACACCGAGGGGGACAAGACCCCCCTGAAGCTCACCAAAAGCCCCCCCCTGCCTAACACCTCCGCGAACCACTCGGCCAACTGCTCCCCGCTCAACCTCATCAAGACGCCCAGCACGGCCACACCCACGGCCACCATAGCGACCAACTCTGGCGTCTCAGCCTATCACAGCGCGCCCTTGTCATCCTTCTCCCTCAGCCCCCTGCCAG GATCCGGGAAGCGAAGGAGGGTGACAGACGAACGAGAGCTGAGGATACCTCTGGAGCTGGG GTGGCAGAGGGAGACCCGGATCAGGAACCTGGGCGGACGCCTGCAGGGAGATGTGGCCTACTACGCCCCATGCGGCAAGAAGCTGCGGCAGTACCCGGACGTGGTGAAG TATCTATCCAGAAATGGAATAAGTGACATCACGCGCGATAATTTTAGCTTCAGTGCAAAAATCAGGGTTGGTGACTTCTATGAAGCCAGAGATGGACCGCAG GGGTTGCAGTGGAGCCtgctgaaagaggaggaggtTCTCCCTCGCATCCTGGCCATGGAGGGCCGGCGAGGCCGTCCCCCAAACCCGGAGCGCCAGCAGGCGGGCGACGGCTCCCGGTCCAGGCGCAGGAAGGGGCGGCCCCCCAACGTCGGGGAGGCCGAGATCCCCGGCGCCACCAATGCCAAGCTCCTCCGCAAGCTGGAGGCTCAAG AAATCGCCAGGCAGGCGGCTCAGATCAAACTGATGCGCAAACTGGAGAAGCAGGCCCTGGCGCGTGCCGCCAAAGAGGCGAGGAAGCAGCAGG ccaTCATGGCAGCCgaagagaagaggaaacagaaagaacaaataAAGATTCTGAAGCAGCAG gagaAGATCAAACGAATTCAGCAAATCCGAATGGAGAAGGAGCTTAGGGCACAGCAGATCCTGGAG GCtaaaaggaagaagaaggaagagGCAGCGAATGCCAGAATTCTGGAGGCTGAGAAACGAACAAAG GAGAAGGAGTTGCGGAGACAGCAGGCTGTTATTTTGAAGCACCAG GAGTTGGAGAGACATAGACTAGATATG GAACGGGAGAGGCGGAGGCAGCACATGATGTTGATGAAGGCAATGGAGGCTCGGAAGAAGGCCGAA GAGAAGGAGCGTTTGAAGCAGGAAAAGAGGGACGAGAAACGGTTAAACAAGGAGCGGAAATTGGAACTGAGGAGGCTGGAACTGGAAATTGCCAAGGAGCTGAAGAAGCCAAATGAAGATATGTGCTTGGCAGACCATAAG CCCCTCCCGGAGCTGTCCCGGATTCCCGGGCTGGTCCTGCCGGGCAGCACCTTCTCGGACTGCCTGATGGTGATGCAGTTCCTGCGCAGCTTCGGGAAGGTGCTGGGCTTCGACGTGAGCGTGGACGTGCCCAGCCTGGGCGTGCTGCAGGAGGGCCTGCTCAACGTGGGCGAGAGCATGGGCGAGGTGCAGGACCTGCTGGTGCGCATGCTGTCCGCGGTGGTGTGCGACCCGGGGCTGCCGCCCGGACACAGG ACCAAAACAGCCCTGGGGGACCACCTGACCAACGTGGGCATAAACCGGGACAACGTGTCGGAGATCCTGCAGATCTACATGGAGGCGCACTGCGGGGGCACGGAGCTGGCCGAGCTGATGGAGAGCCTGAAGACCAAGGCGTTCCAGGCCCACACGCCCGGCCAGAAGGCCTCCATCCTGGCCTTCCTGGTCAACGAGCTGGCCTGCAGCAAGAGCGTGGTCAG CGAGATTGACAAAAACATTGATCACATGACCAACCTTAGGAGGGACAAGTGGGTCATCGAAGGCAAGCTTCGCAA GCTGAGAATCATTCACGCCAAGAAGACGGGGAAGAGGGACTCGGGCGTGGCGGGGGAGGAGACCCAAGCTCTGGGCACACCCACCGCGGGGCGCAAGCGCAAGCGGAAAGGAGGGGACAgcgacgaggacgaggacgaaGACGAGGACAGCGACGACCAGGGCGACGATGACGatgacgaggaggaggaggtgaagaaggggaagaaggTGGAAACCTGTGAGGAAGAG GATGAAGGAGACCAGACTGCCAGCGTGGAGGAGTTGGAGAAGCAGATAGAGAAATTAACAAAG caACAGAGCCAGATCCGCCGCAAGCTGTTCGAGGCGTCCCACTCCCTGCGCTCCATGATGTTCGGGCAAGACCGCTACAAGCGCCGCTACTGGGTGCTGCCCCAGTGCGGGGGCATCTTCGTGGAGGGAATGGAGAGTGGAGAAG GTCcagaggaggtggagaaagagagggagcgacTGAAGAACGCAGAGACGGTCCAGATCAAAGAGGAGCCCCCAGAGGTGGTTGAGGAGAAGCCCCTGGACGCCGGCCTGGACCTGAACTTCGAGAGGACGACGGAGACCccggaggagaagaaggaggagaaggccTCCCCCAACCTCTTCCTCCAGAAGCCCGACTCCTTCTCCAAGCTTAGCAAGCTGCTGGAGGTGGCCAAAATGTCGCCAGAGTCAGACGAGCACCACCAGAAGCAGAACGGCAGTCCGGCAATGGTCCAGGCGGCCATGCCCTCTCCCACCCATGCTAACTTTCAGACGGGTTTACCCAGCGGCCTTCCCAcagcccccgccccgccccctgtCGAGGCCCCGCCCGACCCGGCCACGACCCCTCACCTCGGCAGCCCCGCCAAGAGGGCCAGCCCCCACCAGCTGCTGCCCAACGACCAGCTCTTCCGTGTGCTGACGGAGAAGAGCGGCCACTGGTTCAGTCTGCTGCCGCGCTCACCCTGCGACGACTCCTCCCTCACCAGCAACCCCACGCCCCAGACCACCTCCCCCCAGCCCTGCTCCACAGGGCCCAaatcaccctcctcctcctcgcccaTCCCGACGGCGGCCTCCGCCTCCGCTAGCCCCCACAACCCCGGGGGGATCAATAACTTCGCCTTCTCCAGCATCCAG GTGAAGCCCGGTATACACCTGATGGGTGTCCCGTTCTGCGGGTGGCCCGGCGGAATGGTGAGCCCAAACCTGCCCTTCTCCGGCAGCCACCCGTCGGCCCCCATGCTGAGTCCAGGGTACCCCGTGGTGGAGGCCAACGGCAGCCCCTTCCTGGCGCCCAGCATCTCCACCAGCAAGAGCGACTCCCCCGCGCCCCCCAGCGAGAAGCcgccctccgccccctccccagTCGTGGAGGTGGCCAAACCCCAGGACTACCCGACCCCCCGGCCTATCCCAGAGG AGATGCTGACAGGCTGGTGGAAGGTGTCGGACATGGAGGAGCTGCGCACCCTGGTCAAAGTGCTGCACTTCAGGGGCGTCAGGGAGAAGGCCCTCCAGAAACAGATCCAGAAGCACATGGAGTACATCGCCCAGGCCTGTGCCAAGAACCGCGATG CGGCCATCATTGACGTGAGTGACATGGAGGAGAACCAGGTGACGGCAGAGACCGTGGAGAGCTGGTGTGTGGAGGAACAGGCCATGGAGATGGACATCgctgtgctgcagcaggtggaggagctggagaggaaggtGACCTCTGCCAGTCTGCAGGTCAAG GGATGGATTTACCCCGAGCCTCACTCAGAGAGGGAAGATCTAGTCTACCACGAGCACAAGCCGGCCTCTAAGTTGTGCCCGGCCGCAGACAAAGAAGCCGGGGAAgagcaggaagagaaagaaggcAGCGGGATTGTGCGGCGTGTCAACAACCCCCTAGATATAGCTGTAACCAGACTGGCTGAATTGGAGAGGAACATCGAGCGAAG AGGTGAGGAAGACATCGCTCCCGGGATGAAGGTGTGGCGGAAGGCTCTGAGCGAGGTCCGCAGCGCTGCCCAGCTGGCCCTCTGtatccagcagctgcagaagtCCATCGCCTGGGAGAAATCCATCATGAAAGTC TACTGCCAAATTTGCCGGAAGGGGGACAACGAGGAGCTGCTCTTGCTTTGCGATGGTTGCGACAAAGGATGTCACACTTACTGCCAAAGACCCAAGATCACCGTAATACCTGAGGGGGACTGGTTTTGTCCAGCCTGCATATCCAAG GCGAGCGGTCAATCCCCAAAGAATAAGAAGCTTCCAAACCGAGcaggaggcgggggagggggtggaggaggaggcggagggggaggtgcaggaggaggagcaggaggaggcggaggaggcggAGGGAAGAAAAACTCAGAGATCAAGCGGAGCAGGAAGCCATCGGTAGCCGGAGAGGTCTCGGAGGATGACGCTGCAAGCACAAGCAGTACTCCAAAGAAAGGGGCTAAAGAGTCCaaaaagaggaaaggggaggagacccccaccccaaaccagCCCAAACAGGACAGTCCTGCGAGTGTGAAGAAAGCCAAAACGGCCAGAGACAACGCCAAGGACCTGGCGGTGTGCAG TGTGCTGCTCTCGGAGCTGGAGGGTCACGAAGATGCCTGGCCCTTTCTCACCCCCGTCAACCTGAAGTCTGTCCCTGGCTACAAGAAAGTCATCAAGAAACCCATGGATTTCTCCACTATCCGTGAGAAACTTGGCAGCAACCA GTACCAAAATCTTGAGACATTCATCGTTGATGTCAACTTGGTTTTTGATAACTGTGAAAAGTTTAATGAAGACGATTCTGATATCGGACGCGCTGGACACAACATGAGGAAGTTTTTTGAGCGAAGACGGACTGAACTTTTGAAGATGAACTAG